The following are encoded together in the Citrobacter arsenatis genome:
- a CDS encoding MFS transporter — MSTTLLDGVVKKNRARLIPFMLALYVLAFLDRSNIGFAKETYQIDTGLSNEAYALGAGIFFVVYAFLGVPANLLMRKFGARTWIGTTTLLWGFLSAAMAWADTEAKFLIIRTLLGAAEAGFFPGMIYLTSQWFPQRNRASIMGLFYMGAPLALTLGSPLSGALLEMHGFMGHPGWFWMFVIEGLLAVGAGVFTFFWLDDTPQQARFLSAEEKAALINQLTSEEEKKVTSRLSDALRNGRVWQLAIIYLTIQVAVYGLIFFLPTQVAALLGTKVGFTASVVTAIPWVAALFGTWLIPRYSDRTGERRNIAALTLLAAGIGIGLSGLVSPVLAIMALCVAAVGFIAVQPVFWTMPTQLLSGTALAAGIGFVNLFGAIGGFIAPILRVKAETLFASDAAGLLTLAGVAIIGSLIIFTLSVNRSVSQAGAVHH; from the coding sequence ATGAGCACTACCTTACTTGATGGCGTCGTAAAGAAGAACCGCGCCCGTTTGATTCCGTTTATGTTGGCGCTGTATGTGCTGGCATTTCTTGACCGTTCGAACATTGGTTTCGCCAAAGAGACTTATCAGATTGACACAGGCTTGAGCAATGAGGCTTACGCTCTGGGGGCCGGGATTTTCTTCGTGGTTTACGCTTTTCTGGGTGTCCCTGCCAACCTGTTGATGCGCAAATTTGGCGCCAGAACCTGGATTGGCACCACCACGCTGCTGTGGGGATTTCTCTCTGCAGCGATGGCATGGGCGGACACGGAAGCGAAATTCTTGATTATCCGCACCCTGTTAGGGGCGGCGGAGGCGGGTTTCTTCCCCGGTATGATTTATCTTACCTCACAGTGGTTCCCGCAGCGTAACCGCGCCAGCATCATGGGTCTGTTTTATATGGGGGCGCCGCTGGCGTTAACGTTGGGATCGCCGCTTTCAGGCGCTCTGCTGGAGATGCATGGATTTATGGGGCATCCGGGCTGGTTCTGGATGTTTGTTATCGAAGGTTTACTGGCGGTAGGGGCAGGCGTTTTTACCTTCTTCTGGCTAGATGATACCCCACAGCAGGCGCGTTTTCTTAGCGCCGAGGAGAAAGCGGCGCTCATCAATCAACTGACGAGCGAAGAAGAGAAAAAGGTCACTTCACGTCTCTCTGATGCGTTGCGTAATGGCCGCGTCTGGCAACTGGCCATTATCTACCTGACGATTCAGGTGGCGGTGTACGGCCTAATCTTCTTCCTGCCGACCCAGGTTGCCGCGCTGCTGGGCACTAAAGTGGGTTTTACCGCGTCGGTAGTGACGGCAATTCCGTGGGTGGCGGCCCTGTTTGGCACCTGGCTGATTCCACGCTACTCCGACCGCACCGGCGAGCGGCGTAATATCGCTGCGCTGACGCTGCTGGCTGCGGGGATTGGTATTGGCCTGTCCGGTCTGGTTTCGCCGGTACTGGCGATTATGGCGCTGTGCGTGGCGGCAGTGGGTTTCATCGCTGTACAGCCGGTTTTCTGGACGATGCCAACGCAACTTCTTTCTGGGACCGCGCTGGCGGCGGGGATCGGCTTCGTTAATCTGTTTGGTGCCATCGGTGGCTTTATTGCCCCAATTCTGCGCGTCAAAGCCGAAACGCTGTTTGCCAGCGATGCGGCAGGGCTGCTGACCCTGGCGGGAGTTGCCATTATTGGCTCACTGATTATCTTCACGCTGAGTGTGAACCGTTCTGTTTCACAAGCAGGCGCTGTGCATCATTAA
- the rhmD gene encoding L-rhamnonate dehydratase: protein MTLPKIKHVRAWFTGGATADKGAGGGDYHDQGANHWIDDHIATPMSKYREYEQSRQSFGINVLGTLIVEVEAENGQTGFAVSTAGEMGCFIVEKHLNRFIEGKCVSDIKLIHDQMLGATMYYSGSGGLVMNTISCVDLALWDLFGKVVGLPVYKLLGGAVRDEIQFYATGARPDLAKEMGFIGGKMPTHWGPHDGDAGIRKDAAMVADMRERCGPDFWLMLDCWMSQDVNYATKLAHACAPYNLKWIEECLPPQQYEGYRELKRNAPAGMMVTSGEHHGTVQSFRTLSETGIDIMQPDVGWCGGLTTLVEIAAIAKSRGQLVVPHGSSVYSHHAVITFTNTPFSEFLMTSPDCSSMRPQFDPILLDEPVPVNGRIHKSVLDKPGFGVELNRDCNLKRPYSH from the coding sequence ATGACCCTACCGAAAATTAAACACGTTCGTGCCTGGTTTACGGGTGGCGCTACGGCAGATAAAGGCGCTGGCGGCGGCGACTATCATGATCAGGGCGCTAACCACTGGATTGACGATCATATTGCGACGCCAATGAGCAAATATCGTGAATACGAGCAATCGCGTCAGTCCTTTGGCATCAATGTGTTAGGAACGCTGATTGTTGAAGTAGAAGCAGAGAACGGACAGACCGGTTTTGCCGTCTCTACAGCAGGGGAGATGGGCTGTTTTATCGTTGAAAAACATCTCAATCGTTTTATTGAAGGAAAATGCGTCAGCGATATCAAACTGATCCACGATCAGATGCTCGGCGCGACGATGTACTACTCCGGCTCCGGTGGCCTGGTCATGAATACCATCTCCTGCGTGGACCTGGCGTTGTGGGACCTGTTTGGCAAGGTGGTGGGGCTACCGGTCTACAAACTGTTAGGCGGCGCTGTGCGTGATGAAATCCAGTTTTACGCCACCGGCGCGCGTCCGGATTTGGCGAAAGAGATGGGCTTTATCGGCGGTAAAATGCCGACCCACTGGGGACCACATGACGGCGACGCAGGGATCCGCAAAGATGCGGCGATGGTTGCCGATATGCGCGAGAGGTGCGGCCCGGATTTCTGGCTGATGCTCGACTGCTGGATGAGCCAGGACGTGAACTATGCTACCAAACTGGCCCATGCCTGTGCACCGTACAACCTGAAGTGGATCGAAGAGTGTCTGCCGCCACAGCAGTATGAAGGCTACCGCGAGCTGAAGCGTAATGCGCCGGCGGGAATGATGGTGACCAGCGGCGAGCACCACGGGACAGTACAGTCCTTCCGTACGCTCTCTGAAACTGGCATCGATATCATGCAGCCGGACGTGGGCTGGTGTGGTGGATTAACTACGCTGGTAGAAATCGCCGCTATCGCCAAATCGCGCGGACAGTTGGTGGTGCCGCATGGTTCATCGGTCTACTCGCACCATGCGGTGATTACCTTCACCAACACCCCGTTTAGCGAGTTCCTGATGACCAGTCCGGACTGCTCATCTATGCGCCCACAGTTCGATCCAATTCTGCTTGATGAACCAGTGCCAGTGAATGGTCGCATTCATAAGTCGGTGCTTGATAAACCTGGATTTGGCGTTGAGCTTAACCGCGACTGCAATCTGAAACGCCCTTATAGCCACTAA
- a CDS encoding IclR family transcriptional regulator — MLESSKVPALTRAIEILNLIARIGPCSAATIIETLGIPKSTAYLLLNELKRQRFISIDHQENYCLWTKLVELSGHALSKMDLRELARPRLTQLMDETGLLCHLGIIDHESAYYILKVESSSTISVRSHEGKSLSLYRSGIGKCLLAWQPAVVRKTIIEQLVWEQATPTTLTHPQQLTDELERIRQRGWSFDNGEDYPDVRCVAAPVFNASNELTAAISVVGTRLQINEENRDYLAGKAIACAKDISRLLGWKSPFDSLAS; from the coding sequence ATGTTGGAATCAAGTAAAGTTCCTGCCCTTACTCGGGCGATCGAAATTCTCAATCTCATTGCGCGTATCGGCCCGTGCAGTGCCGCCACCATTATAGAAACGCTGGGTATTCCCAAAAGTACGGCTTACCTGTTACTCAACGAACTGAAACGTCAGCGTTTTATCAGCATTGATCATCAGGAGAATTACTGCCTGTGGACCAAGCTGGTGGAACTTTCTGGGCATGCGCTGAGCAAGATGGATCTGCGTGAACTGGCGCGTCCGCGTCTGACGCAACTGATGGACGAGACCGGGTTGCTCTGCCATTTGGGCATCATCGACCACGAAAGCGCTTATTACATCCTGAAAGTGGAATCTTCATCTACCATCAGCGTCCGTTCCCACGAGGGCAAAAGCCTCTCGTTGTATCGTTCCGGTATCGGTAAATGCCTGCTGGCCTGGCAACCTGCCGTGGTACGTAAAACCATCATTGAGCAGTTGGTCTGGGAACAGGCAACGCCAACCACGCTCACCCATCCACAGCAGTTGACTGACGAGCTGGAACGCATTCGCCAGCGTGGATGGAGCTTTGATAATGGCGAAGATTATCCGGATGTTCGCTGCGTCGCAGCACCCGTTTTTAACGCCAGCAACGAACTGACCGCAGCGATTTCGGTGGTCGGTACGCGCTTACAAATCAACGAAGAAAATCGTGACTATCTGGCGGGTAAAGCCATTGCCTGCGCCAAAGATATCTCACGCCTGTTGGGATGGAAAAGCCCCTTCGACTCACTCGCATCATAA
- a CDS encoding nicotinamide mononucleotide deamidase-related protein YfaY has translation MLNVEMLSTGDEVLHGQIVDTNAAWLADFFFNQGLPLTRRNTVGDNLDDLVAVLRERSEHADILIVNGGLGPTSDDLSALAAATAKGEGLVLHEAWLTEMERYFRDRGRVMAPSNRKQAELPASAEFINNPVGTACGFALKLNRCLMFFTPGVPSEFKVMVEHEILPRLRERFSLSQPPLCLRLTTFGRSESELAQSLDPLPLPPGVTMGYRSSMPIIELKLTGPDSQREAMLALWPEVKRVAGQNMIFEGTEGLPAQIARTLQERQYSLTLSEQFTGGLVALQLSRANAPLLASEVVPPQEETLAQTAHWVTERRSKHYAGLALAISAFENEHINFALATPNGTYGLRVRLNANRYSLSIRQEVCAMMALNMLRRWLNGQDIATEHGWIEVVESLTLPS, from the coding sequence ATGTTAAACGTGGAGATGCTATCCACCGGGGATGAAGTGTTGCACGGACAAATCGTCGACACGAATGCCGCCTGGCTGGCTGATTTTTTCTTTAATCAGGGTTTACCGCTCACACGCCGCAACACGGTAGGTGACAATCTTGACGATCTGGTCGCCGTTTTGCGCGAGCGTAGCGAACATGCCGATATACTGATCGTTAACGGCGGGCTGGGGCCTACCAGCGACGATCTGAGTGCGCTGGCGGCGGCAACGGCAAAAGGCGAAGGGCTGGTGCTGCATGAAGCATGGCTCACCGAAATGGAGCGTTATTTTCGCGATCGTGGACGCGTGATGGCGCCGAGCAACCGCAAACAGGCTGAACTGCCTGCCAGCGCGGAGTTTATCAATAATCCGGTGGGCACCGCCTGCGGGTTTGCCCTGAAGCTTAATCGCTGCCTGATGTTCTTCACGCCGGGCGTTCCATCAGAATTTAAAGTCATGGTTGAGCATGAGATCCTGCCGCGTTTGCGTGAGCGTTTTTCGCTGTCTCAACCCCCGCTATGCCTGAGATTAACCACGTTTGGCCGTTCTGAAAGCGAGCTGGCGCAGAGCCTGGATCCGCTGCCATTGCCTCCGGGAGTGACAATGGGCTACCGCTCGTCGATGCCGATTATCGAACTGAAGCTGACCGGGCCGGATTCCCAGCGCGAAGCGATGCTGGCGCTGTGGCCAGAAGTTAAGCGAGTTGCCGGACAGAATATGATTTTCGAAGGTACGGAAGGCTTGCCTGCGCAAATTGCCCGCACGTTGCAGGAACGACAATACAGCCTGACGCTGAGCGAACAATTCACCGGCGGTCTGGTGGCGTTGCAGCTTTCTCGTGCTAATGCTCCGTTGTTGGCGAGTGAAGTGGTTCCGCCCCAGGAAGAAACGCTGGCGCAAACGGCGCATTGGGTAACCGAGCGACGTAGTAAACATTATGCCGGGCTGGCTTTGGCGATATCAGCTTTCGAAAACGAACATATTAATTTTGCGCTGGCCACCCCCAATGGGACATATGGTTTGCGCGTTCGGCTGAACGCTAATCGCTACAGCTTGTCGATTCGTCAGGAAGTGTGCGCAATGATGGCGCTCAATATGCTGCGCCGTTGGCTCAATGGGCAGGATATTGCCACCGAACACGGCTGGATCGAAGTGGTTGAGTCGTTGACACTGCCATCTTAA
- a CDS encoding YfaZ family protein, whose protein sequence is MKKSLMLGFAGMLFVSASASAISINGQAGEDYTNLGFGMGTETTGLAVSGNWMHNDDDGDVAGLGLGLNIPLGPLLATVGGKGVYTNPNDGDEGYAAAVGGGLQWPIGDSIRLFGEYYYSPDSLSSGIDSYEEANAGARLTIMRPLSIEAGYRYLNLAGKDGNRDNAIADGPYVGVNASF, encoded by the coding sequence ATGAAAAAAAGTTTAATGTTGGGTTTTGCCGGAATGCTGTTTGTTTCCGCGTCGGCGAGCGCGATTAGCATCAATGGCCAGGCTGGCGAAGACTACACCAACCTTGGATTCGGTATGGGTACTGAGACTACCGGTCTGGCCGTCAGCGGCAACTGGATGCATAACGATGACGACGGCGATGTTGCTGGGCTGGGCCTGGGGCTGAATATCCCGCTGGGTCCACTGTTGGCGACCGTTGGCGGTAAAGGTGTTTATACCAATCCAAACGATGGCGATGAAGGTTATGCGGCGGCTGTCGGCGGTGGTTTACAGTGGCCGATCGGCGACAGCATTCGTCTGTTTGGTGAGTACTATTACTCTCCAGATTCGCTTTCCAGCGGTATCGACAGCTATGAAGAAGCCAATGCCGGTGCGCGTTTGACCATTATGCGCCCGCTGAGCATTGAAGCGGGTTATCGCTACCTGAACCTGGCAGGCAAAGACGGCAACCGCGATAACGCGATTGCTGACGGCCCGTACGTTGGGGTTAATGCCAGTTTCTGA
- the nudI gene encoding nucleoside triphosphatase NudI — translation MRQRTIVCPLIQNDGCYLLCKMADDRGVFPGQWALSGGGVEPGERIEEALRREVREELGEQLVLSDITPWTFSDDIRTKTYADGSQEEIYMIYLIFDCVAANREVNINEEFQAFAWVKAEDLGTYDLNIATRKTLTLKGLL, via the coding sequence ATGCGCCAAAGAACAATTGTTTGCCCATTAATTCAAAACGATGGCTGTTATTTACTCTGCAAAATGGCTGATGACCGTGGTGTGTTTCCCGGTCAGTGGGCACTTTCTGGCGGCGGTGTTGAACCAGGCGAACGCATCGAAGAAGCTTTGCGCCGGGAAGTGAGAGAGGAGCTGGGCGAACAACTGGTGTTATCAGACATTACGCCATGGACTTTCAGTGACGATATTCGTACCAAAACGTACGCGGATGGCAGCCAGGAAGAGATTTATATGATTTATCTCATCTTCGATTGTGTGGCGGCGAATCGCGAAGTGAACATTAACGAAGAGTTCCAGGCGTTCGCATGGGTTAAAGCGGAAGATCTCGGCACCTACGACTTAAATATCGCCACACGTAAAACGTTAACCTTGAAAGGGTTACTGTAA
- the arnB gene encoding UDP-4-amino-4-deoxy-L-arabinose aminotransferase: protein MSDFLPFSRPAMGAEELAAVKTVLDSGWITTGPKNQQLEAAFCQLTGNQHAVAVCSATAGMHITLMALGIGAGDEVITPSMTWVSTLNMIVLLGATPVMIDVDRDTLMVTPEQIEAAITPRTKAIVPVHYAGAPADLDAINAIGERYGIPVIEDAAHAVGTLYKGRHVGARGTAIFSFHAIKNITCAEGGLIVTDDSQLAQRLRSLKFHGLGVDAFDRQTYGRAPQAEVLAPGYKYNLTDINAAIALVQLNKLEQLNSRRAQIARQYQQALADTPFQPLALPQWSHVHAWHLFIIRVDEARCGLSRDALMEALKAKDIGTGLHFRAAHTQKYYRERFPTLSLPNTEWNSARICSLPLFPDMTEADTQRVITALREIAGQ, encoded by the coding sequence ATGTCTGACTTTTTGCCTTTCTCTCGCCCGGCCATGGGCGCTGAAGAACTTGCCGCCGTGAAGACGGTTCTTGACTCTGGATGGATAACCACCGGCCCGAAAAACCAACAACTGGAAGCCGCATTCTGTCAGCTCACGGGAAATCAGCACGCCGTCGCCGTCTGTTCCGCTACGGCCGGTATGCACATCACGCTGATGGCGCTGGGCATAGGCGCAGGCGATGAGGTCATTACGCCATCAATGACATGGGTTTCGACCCTCAACATGATTGTTTTGCTGGGGGCGACGCCAGTGATGATCGACGTTGACCGCGATACGCTGATGGTCACACCGGAGCAAATTGAAGCCGCTATCACCCCACGAACTAAAGCCATTGTTCCGGTACATTACGCAGGCGCTCCCGCCGACCTTGACGCGATTAATGCCATTGGCGAGCGCTATGGTATTCCGGTTATAGAAGATGCGGCCCACGCCGTAGGGACATTGTATAAGGGGCGTCATGTCGGCGCACGCGGCACAGCTATCTTCTCGTTTCACGCCATCAAAAATATCACCTGTGCAGAAGGCGGGCTAATCGTTACCGACGACAGCCAGCTTGCCCAGCGGCTTCGCAGCCTGAAGTTTCACGGCCTGGGCGTTGATGCTTTTGATCGACAGACCTATGGCCGGGCGCCGCAGGCCGAAGTGCTGGCGCCAGGGTACAAATACAACCTCACAGATATCAATGCCGCCATCGCGCTGGTACAGCTGAATAAGCTCGAACAACTGAACTCACGCCGGGCGCAAATTGCCAGGCAATATCAACAGGCGTTGGCTGATACGCCATTTCAACCGCTGGCCCTGCCCCAGTGGTCGCACGTCCACGCCTGGCATCTGTTCATCATTCGCGTTGACGAAGCGCGCTGTGGCCTGAGCAGAGATGCGCTGATGGAAGCGCTAAAGGCCAAAGATATCGGCACCGGCCTGCATTTTCGTGCGGCCCATACGCAAAAATATTACCGCGAACGCTTCCCTACCCTTTCGCTCCCAAATACTGAATGGAACAGCGCGCGCATCTGCTCGCTGCCGTTATTCCCAGACATGACCGAAGCGGATACCCAGCGGGTCATTACGGCACTTCGCGAGATTGCAGGACAATAA
- the arnC gene encoding undecaprenyl-phosphate 4-deoxy-4-formamido-L-arabinose transferase, producing the protein MFEAAPIKKVSVVIPVFNEQESLPELIRRTSAACEKLGKDYEILLIDDGSSDHSAQLMMDASQTPNSHIVSILLNRNYGQHSAIMAGFSHVSGDLIITLDADLQNPPEEIPRLVATADEGFDVVGTVRQNRQDSVFRKTASRLINHLIQRTTGKAMGDYGCMLRAYRRHIVDAMLHCQERSTFIPILANIFARRATEIPVHHAEREFGDSKYSFMRLINLMYDLVTCLTTTPLRMLSLLGSVIAATGFTLSVLLVVLRLTLGPQWAAEGVFMLFAVLFTFIGAQFIGMGLLGEYIGRIYNDVRARPRYFVQHVIRPQTTQSTEENHA; encoded by the coding sequence ATGTTTGAAGCAGCACCGATCAAAAAAGTCTCGGTAGTCATTCCCGTTTTTAATGAACAGGAAAGCCTGCCAGAGTTAATCAGACGCACCAGCGCTGCCTGCGAGAAATTGGGCAAAGACTATGAAATTCTGCTAATCGACGACGGCAGCAGCGACCATTCCGCTCAACTAATGATGGACGCGTCCCAGACACCGAACAGCCATATTGTCTCTATTTTACTGAATCGCAACTACGGGCAGCACTCGGCGATTATGGCCGGCTTCAGCCATGTCAGTGGGGACTTGATCATCACGCTGGATGCCGATTTGCAAAACCCGCCGGAAGAGATCCCTCGGCTGGTCGCCACCGCAGATGAAGGCTTCGATGTGGTGGGAACTGTACGTCAGAACCGTCAGGACAGCGTATTTCGTAAGACCGCCTCGCGCCTGATCAACCACCTGATTCAGCGCACCACCGGTAAAGCGATGGGCGACTACGGCTGCATGCTGCGCGCCTATCGCCGTCATATCGTCGATGCCATGCTGCATTGCCAGGAGCGCAGCACCTTTATCCCGATTCTGGCCAACATTTTTGCCCGTCGCGCCACGGAAATCCCGGTACATCATGCAGAGCGTGAATTTGGTGACTCTAAATACAGCTTCATGCGTCTGATCAACCTGATGTATGACCTGGTGACCTGTCTGACCACCACGCCGCTTCGTATGTTGAGCCTGCTCGGCAGCGTGATCGCCGCCACGGGCTTTACCTTATCTGTTCTGCTTGTTGTTCTGCGCCTGACGCTCGGTCCACAGTGGGCCGCGGAAGGGGTATTCATGCTGTTTGCCGTCCTGTTTACCTTTATCGGCGCACAGTTTATAGGCATGGGTTTACTCGGCGAATATATCGGTCGCATCTATAACGATGTCCGCGCCCGCCCCCGCTATTTTGTTCAACACGTTATCCGCCCCCAAACCACGCAGTCAACCGAGGAAAACCACGCATGA
- the arnA gene encoding bifunctional UDP-4-amino-4-deoxy-L-arabinose formyltransferase/UDP-glucuronic acid oxidase ArnA — MKAVVFAYHDMGCQGVQALLDAGYEIAAIFTHTDNPGEKAFFGSVSRLAASAGIPVYAPDEVNHPLWIERISQLAPDAIFSFYYRHLLSDEILSLAPKGAFNLHGSLLPKYRGRAPLNWVLVNGETETGVTLHRMIKRADAGAIVAQQRVAISPDDVALTLHHKLCQAARQLLEQALPAIKTGDYAERPQQEAEASCFGRRTPEDSFLDWSKPAAELHNQVRAVSDPWPGAFSYVGTQKFTVWSSRVCTNHFAAQPGSVISVSPLLIACADGALEIITGQAGDGIAMQGSQLAQVLGLVPGSHLNSLSVTTSKRRTRVLILGVNGFIGNHLTERLLQEDNYDVYGLDIGSDAIERFLQHPRFHFVEGDISIHSEWIEYHVKKCDVVLPLVAIATPIEYIRNPLRVFELDFEENLKIIRYCVKYRKRIIFPSTSEVYGMCTDKVFDEDSSNLIVGPVNKPRWIYSVSKQLLDRVIWAYGEKEGLRFTLFRPFNWMGPRLDNLNAARIGSSRAITQLILNLVEGSPIKLIEGGKQKRCFTDIRDGIEALYRIIENEGGRCDGEIINIGNPQNEASIQELAEMLLTCFEKHPLRNHFPPFAGFRDVESSSYYGKGYQDVEHRKPNIRNAKRCLNWEPTIEMQETVEETLDFFLRSVDITEHTS; from the coding sequence ATGAAAGCCGTCGTATTTGCCTATCACGATATGGGATGTCAGGGTGTCCAGGCCTTGTTGGATGCAGGTTATGAGATCGCTGCGATTTTTACGCACACCGACAATCCGGGTGAAAAAGCGTTTTTTGGATCTGTTTCCCGCCTTGCCGCCAGCGCCGGTATTCCGGTTTACGCTCCGGACGAGGTTAATCACCCCTTATGGATTGAGCGCATTAGCCAACTGGCACCGGATGCCATCTTCTCGTTCTACTATCGTCATTTGCTGAGTGATGAGATCCTCAGCCTTGCCCCTAAGGGTGCATTTAACCTGCACGGCTCACTGTTACCGAAATACCGTGGCCGCGCACCGCTGAACTGGGTACTAGTCAACGGCGAAACCGAAACCGGCGTCACGCTTCATCGCATGATCAAACGCGCGGATGCCGGTGCCATTGTTGCCCAGCAGCGTGTCGCGATTTCGCCTGATGATGTGGCGTTAACGCTGCACCATAAATTGTGCCAGGCTGCGCGTCAGTTGCTGGAACAGGCACTGCCTGCGATTAAAACGGGGGATTATGCAGAACGCCCCCAACAAGAAGCAGAGGCTAGCTGTTTTGGTCGCCGTACGCCGGAAGATAGCTTCCTCGACTGGAGTAAACCTGCCGCGGAATTGCATAATCAGGTCCGCGCAGTCAGCGATCCGTGGCCGGGGGCATTTAGCTATGTCGGCACGCAAAAGTTCACCGTCTGGTCATCGCGTGTGTGCACAAACCACTTTGCGGCCCAGCCGGGTAGCGTCATCTCCGTGTCTCCTTTGCTGATCGCCTGTGCCGATGGCGCACTGGAGATTATTACCGGACAGGCTGGCGATGGTATTGCAATGCAAGGGTCACAGCTGGCGCAGGTTCTGGGCCTGGTTCCGGGTTCTCACTTGAATAGCCTGTCAGTTACCACCAGCAAACGCCGTACTCGTGTGCTGATCCTCGGCGTTAATGGTTTCATTGGTAACCATCTGACCGAGCGCCTGCTGCAAGAAGATAATTACGACGTGTATGGACTTGATATTGGTAGCGACGCCATTGAGCGTTTTCTGCAACATCCGCGATTCCATTTCGTCGAGGGCGACATCAGCATTCACTCCGAATGGATTGAATATCATGTGAAAAAATGCGACGTCGTATTACCGCTGGTAGCGATCGCAACGCCAATCGAATATATCCGTAACCCGCTGCGCGTGTTTGAGCTCGATTTTGAAGAGAACCTGAAAATCATTCGCTACTGCGTGAAATACCGTAAGCGCATCATTTTCCCGTCAACCTCCGAAGTTTACGGCATGTGTACCGACAAAGTCTTCGATGAGGACAGCTCGAATCTGATCGTCGGTCCGGTGAATAAACCACGCTGGATCTACTCCGTCTCCAAGCAGTTGCTGGACCGCGTAATCTGGGCATATGGCGAAAAAGAGGGATTACGCTTCACCCTGTTCCGTCCGTTTAACTGGATGGGACCGCGTCTGGACAACCTTAACGCCGCGCGTATCGGCAGCTCACGCGCCATTACGCAGTTGATCCTCAACCTGGTGGAAGGCTCACCGATTAAGCTAATTGAAGGCGGAAAACAAAAACGCTGCTTTACCGACATTCGCGATGGCATCGAAGCCCTGTATCGTATCATCGAAAACGAAGGCGGACGCTGTGACGGCGAGATTATCAACATTGGTAATCCACAGAACGAAGCAAGTATTCAGGAACTGGCAGAAATGCTACTTACCTGCTTTGAAAAACATCCATTGCGTAACCACTTCCCGCCGTTTGCTGGTTTCCGTGACGTCGAAAGCAGCAGCTACTATGGTAAAGGTTATCAAGACGTTGAACACCGTAAGCCCAACATTCGCAATGCAAAACGCTGTCTGAACTGGGAGCCAACCATTGAGATGCAGGAAACGGTAGAAGAGACGCTGGACTTCTTCTTACGCAGTGTGGATATCACGGAACACACATCATGA
- the arnD gene encoding 4-deoxy-4-formamido-L-arabinose-phosphoundecaprenol deformylase: protein MTKVGLRIDVDTFRGTREGVPRLLETLNRHHVRASFFFSVGPDNMGRHLWRLVKPQFLWKMLRSNAASLYGWDILLAGTAWPGKEIGQANAAIIAQTAQLHETGLHAWDHHAWQARSGNWNDKQLIDDISRGITALEAIIGHPVTCSAVAGWRADNSVVNAKETFHLRYNSDCRGTSLFRPVLASGKTGTPQIPVTLPTWDEVVGQEVQAVDFNSYILSHIQMSRGTPVYTIHAEVEGIAFHQNFDELLTRAADMGITFCPLGELLPDDISTLPTGQIVRGKIPGREGWLGCQQPVGAKQ from the coding sequence ATGACCAAAGTCGGCTTGCGCATTGATGTCGATACTTTCAGGGGGACACGCGAAGGCGTGCCCCGCCTGCTGGAGACATTGAACCGACATCACGTTCGGGCAAGTTTTTTCTTTAGCGTTGGGCCTGACAACATGGGACGCCATCTCTGGCGTCTGGTGAAGCCACAATTTCTGTGGAAAATGCTGCGCTCAAACGCAGCATCACTCTACGGATGGGATATTTTGCTGGCGGGAACCGCATGGCCGGGAAAAGAGATCGGCCAGGCTAACGCGGCGATCATTGCGCAAACCGCCCAGCTTCATGAAACCGGTTTGCATGCCTGGGATCACCATGCCTGGCAGGCACGAAGCGGGAACTGGAATGACAAACAGCTGATTGATGATATTTCGCGAGGCATAACGGCCCTGGAAGCCATCATCGGACACCCCGTCACCTGTTCTGCCGTTGCCGGATGGCGTGCCGACAATAGCGTCGTCAATGCCAAAGAAACGTTCCATCTGCGCTATAACAGCGACTGTCGGGGAACGTCGTTATTCCGTCCTGTGCTGGCGTCCGGGAAAACAGGTACGCCGCAAATTCCCGTCACGTTACCAACATGGGATGAAGTGGTTGGTCAGGAGGTCCAGGCGGTGGACTTCAATTCTTATATTCTCTCCCACATCCAGATGAGCAGAGGAACACCGGTGTATACCATTCATGCGGAAGTTGAAGGCATCGCCTTTCATCAGAATTTTGACGAGTTGCTTACTCGCGCCGCAGACATGGGGATTACATTCTGCCCGCTTGGCGAGCTGTTACCAGACGACATCAGTACGCTGCCAACCGGGCAGATCGTGCGTGGAAAAATTCCCGGCAGAGAGGGGTGGCTCGGTTGCCAGCAACCAGTAGGTGCAAAGCAATGA